The DNA region CTGGCAGCACGCGCAAGAGCGAGCTGGTGCGCCGCATCCTGAGCACGGATCCGGCGGTGATGATGCCGGTGCCAGACTCGCACCTGTCGCTGACCGACGTCGAGAAGGCGACCCTCGTCCGCTGGATCGAGCAGGGGGCCACCTGGACGCCGCACTGGGCGTTCGTGGCGCCGAAGACGCCGGCGATTCCCACCGGCGCCGACCTGAAGTCGCCCGCCAATCCCATCGATGCCTTCGTGCGCGCCGGGCTGCGCGGCACCGGCCTCGCGCCGTCGCCGGAGGCCCCGAAGGAAACGCTGATCCGCCGCGTGTCGATCGACCTCACCGGCCTGCCCCCGACGGTGGCGGAGGTGGACGCCTTCCTTGCCGACACGAGTCCCGACGCCTACGAGAAGGTGGTCGATCGACTGCTCGCCTCGCCCGCCTTCGGTGAGCGCATGGCGGCCGATTGGCTCGACGTGGCGCGCTACGCCGACTCGCACGGCTACCAGGACGACGGGATGCGGCAGATGCATCCATGGCGCGACTGGGTGATCAAGGCGTTCAACCGGAACATGCCGGTGGACGAGTTCATCACCTGGCAGCTGGCCGGCGACCTGCTCCCGAACGCCACGGTGGAGCAACGCCTGGCCACCGCCTTCAACCGCAACCACATGCAGTCGCAGGAAGGCGGCATCGTCTCGGAGGAGTACCGGACCGAGTACGTCGCCGACCGCGTGAACACGTTCGGGTCGGCGTTCCTCGGGCTGACGCTGCAATGCGCGCGGTGCCACGACCACAAGTACGACCCGGTGCTGCAGCAGGACTACTTCAAGCTCTTCGCCTTCTTCAACAACGTCAACGAGACGGGCCAGATCCCGTACTCGGGGATGCCGAGCCCGACGGTCACGGTGAGCACGCCGGAGGCCGACGCCGAGCTCGCCGCGCTGCGGGCCGCCATCGGCCCGCTCGAGCAGGCGACGCGCGTCGACAGGCTGGCCACCGGCCCGGCGTTCGAGGCGTGGCTGGCCAGGGCCGAGCAGGCCGCCGCGCCCGTGTCGCTGCCGCGCGCCATCGTGCACCTGCCGCTCGACGCCATGAAGGACTACACCTTCGCCAACCTCGCCACGCCGCAGCGCAAGGGCACGGTGGGCAGCGAGGAGGAGCGCAAGAAGAAGACGGCGCGCGCGCCCGAGGTGGTGCCCGGCCGGGTCGGCAGCGCGGTGCGGCTGGTCGGCGACAGCCAGATCGACCTCGGTGGCCGCGACGAGAAGTTCGGCTTCTTCGAGCGCAACGAGCCGTTCTCGTTCGCGCTGTGGTTGCGCCGCGACAAGGACAAGGTCGGCGGCCCGATCGTCACGCGGTCGGGCGCGGTGATGAACGGCCACCGCGGCTACGAGCTGATCCTGCGGCCCGACGGCACCCTGACGGCCGGCCTGCACCACGTGGCGCCCGACAACTCGCTCGAGCTCGAGACGCTCGATCCGTTCAAGGTCGGCACCTGGTACCACGTGGCGGTCACCTACGACGGCTCGAGTCGCGGCCCCGGGCTGCGCCTCTACATCGACGGCGCGCCGGCCCGCACGCGCCTGATGACCGACAACCTGGCGCGCAGCATCATCAGCGAGCCGCTGGGCGACTGGGGCGGGATCTCCGCGATCAGGCTCGGCCGTCGGGGCGACGAGAACCTCGCCGACACGTCGATCGACGAGTTCATGGTGTTCCCGACGCAGCTCACGGCTCCCGAGGTTGCGACGCTGGCGACGCGCGGGGCCGATGGCGCAGGTGTAGGCGTCGGCCTTGGCCGACGCGCGTTCACTCGTGACGAGCTGGCCGAGCACTGGGTGCTCCGGGTGGCGAAGGCCGGCGAGCGCGAGCGTGCCCAGCTGCGCGCGCTGCGCGGCAAGGAGAACGCCATCATCACGAAGCTCCCCCAGGTGATGGTGATGCGCGACCTGCCTGCCGAGCGGGCGCGGCCGACCTTCGTCCTCGCGCGCGGCGCCTACGACGCGCCGACGACCAGGGTCGAGGCCGACACGCCGGCGATGCTGCCGCGGTTCGACAAGGGGCTGCCGCGCAACCGTCTCGGCCTGGCGCGCTGGCTCGTGTCGAAGGAGAACCCGCTGGCGACGCGCGTCCTCGTGAACCGTTACTGGGCGCTGCTGTTCGGCACCGGCCTGGTTGCGACCCCCGAGGACTTCGGCAACCAGGGCAAGCTGCCGACGCACCCGCAGCTGCTCGACTACCTGGCCGTGTCGTTCCGCGAGAGCGGCTGGAACCTCAAGGCCCTGTTGCGCCGGATCGTGACGTCGCAGACCTACCGCCAGTCGTCGGCGGCGACGCCGCAGGCCCTCGAGATCGACCCCGCGAACGAGAAGCTGGCGCGTGGGCCCGGCTACCGCCTGTCGGCCGAGCAGATCCGCGACAATGCGCTGGCGGCCAGCGGCCTGCTCGTGCGCACGATCGGCGGCCCCAGCGTGTACCCGTACCAGCCGCCGGGCCTGTGGGAGGAACTGGCGACGCGCAATGCGACGACCTACGCGCAAGGCAAGGGCGACGACCTCCACCGCCGGAGCCTCTACACGGTGTGGAAGCGCTCGACGCCGCCGCCATCGGCCATCAGCTTCGACGCGTCGGAGCGGCTGCTCTGCACGGTGAGGCGCCAGCGGACGAGCACGCCCCTGCAGGCGCTGGTGCTGCTCAACGACGTGCAGTACGTCGAGGCGGCACGGGTACTCGCCGAGCGGGTGTTGCTCGAGGGCGGCGACACGCCGGAGGCGCGGATCACGCTGGCCTGGCGCCTGCTCACCAGCCGGGCGCCGCGGCCGTCGGAGGTCGCCACGGTGCGCGCGTTGCACGACCGGGAACGGGCCCGGTTCGCCGGCAATCCCAAGGCGGCCCGGACGCTCGCGACCAGCGGCGAACACCCCCCGGCGCGGACGCTCGATCCCGTCGAGGTCGCGACGTGGACGGTGGTGGCCAGCACGATCATGAACACGGACGAAGCGGT from Luteitalea sp. TBR-22 includes:
- a CDS encoding DUF1553 domain-containing protein, with the protein product MAPEPCPVVAGPLRVARRPAALLFLAAVLAGGLACRPAAPRVAGVPDQVDFNFHVRPILSDKCFACHGPDDRARKGGLSLHTREGAFATLADGRRAVVPGSTRKSELVRRILSTDPAVMMPVPDSHLSLTDVEKATLVRWIEQGATWTPHWAFVAPKTPAIPTGADLKSPANPIDAFVRAGLRGTGLAPSPEAPKETLIRRVSIDLTGLPPTVAEVDAFLADTSPDAYEKVVDRLLASPAFGERMAADWLDVARYADSHGYQDDGMRQMHPWRDWVIKAFNRNMPVDEFITWQLAGDLLPNATVEQRLATAFNRNHMQSQEGGIVSEEYRTEYVADRVNTFGSAFLGLTLQCARCHDHKYDPVLQQDYFKLFAFFNNVNETGQIPYSGMPSPTVTVSTPEADAELAALRAAIGPLEQATRVDRLATGPAFEAWLARAEQAAAPVSLPRAIVHLPLDAMKDYTFANLATPQRKGTVGSEEERKKKTARAPEVVPGRVGSAVRLVGDSQIDLGGRDEKFGFFERNEPFSFALWLRRDKDKVGGPIVTRSGAVMNGHRGYELILRPDGTLTAGLHHVAPDNSLELETLDPFKVGTWYHVAVTYDGSSRGPGLRLYIDGAPARTRLMTDNLARSIISEPLGDWGGISAIRLGRRGDENLADTSIDEFMVFPTQLTAPEVATLATRGADGAGVGVGLGRRAFTRDELAEHWVLRVAKAGERERAQLRALRGKENAIITKLPQVMVMRDLPAERARPTFVLARGAYDAPTTRVEADTPAMLPRFDKGLPRNRLGLARWLVSKENPLATRVLVNRYWALLFGTGLVATPEDFGNQGKLPTHPQLLDYLAVSFRESGWNLKALLRRIVTSQTYRQSSAATPQALEIDPANEKLARGPGYRLSAEQIRDNALAASGLLVRTIGGPSVYPYQPPGLWEELATRNATTYAQGKGDDLHRRSLYTVWKRSTPPPSAISFDASERLLCTVRRQRTSTPLQALVLLNDVQYVEAARVLAERVLLEGGDTPEARITLAWRLLTSRAPRPSEVATVRALHDRERARFAGNPKAARTLATSGEHPPARTLDPVEVATWTVVASTIMNTDEAVNKR